One Corynebacterium tuberculostearicum DNA window includes the following coding sequences:
- the pepN gene encoding aminopeptidase N: protein MTSINLTREEAVQRSRMIEVDHYDVTLDLKYSDTHFLSTTKVSFTSREIGSAFIDLRAEEIQEVRLNGNPLPTESYNPTYGIPLSGLQVADYTLEVTAKIPYSRTGEGLHRFVDPADDKVYLYTQFETADAKRVFACFDQPDMKATYALHFKAPEEWTIISNGPVTWEGDVASTTIDYPLSTYLVALCAGPYHEVTDTWRGELTAHPEGKPAQKLEVPLGIYCRASLAHALDAERLFTETKQGFDFYHRNFGFPYPFGKYDQIFVPEFNAGAMENAGCVTIRDEYVFTSQATHYKYERRADTVLHELAHMWFGDLVTMQWWDDLWLNESFATWSAAISQAEETEYDTAWVTFANVEKSWAYQQDQLPTTHPISTDASDIETVEQNFDGITYAKGASVLKQLQAYVGRDNFLAGVRRHFAAHAWGNATFDDLLRHLEEASGRDLSFWAQQWLKTSGINTLSVALNADESGMITHAYLTQGGDTLRTHRVAVGLYNLQDGKVVRTDRIEMDIDGASTEIPELIGRQLADIDFLLPNDDDLTYCLIELDAGSLQFLLDNIDKFADPMARTLCWSTAWEMTRAGTMRARDFIQLVARGMQAETELAVLERIVLQASSALKNYADPQWAAQSTLLAGALLDGAHSPDAQRSIICTQALAKIRLHDSAREYLRGVLESSEDAGLRWSALAALAADGAVEDVAAATDAQLERDNSATGYYSSLRARAAVATAENKRAVWEEIVAGNLTNRELTSKLEGLLYPHSDEFLPTAEFFDIAEKVWSSQSSEVALTTVTGLFPSWDITQKGLERADAFLKKELPGGLRRTVTEQRDRVARALRNRQVDAS from the coding sequence ATGACCTCTATAAACCTGACTCGCGAGGAAGCGGTTCAGCGCTCCCGAATGATCGAGGTGGACCACTACGATGTCACTTTAGACCTCAAGTATTCGGACACCCACTTCTTGTCCACCACGAAGGTGAGCTTTACCTCGCGGGAGATCGGCTCCGCGTTTATCGATCTGCGCGCCGAGGAAATCCAGGAGGTACGCCTCAACGGCAATCCCCTGCCCACTGAGTCCTATAACCCCACCTACGGCATTCCACTGTCTGGCCTTCAGGTAGCCGATTACACGCTGGAAGTCACCGCCAAAATCCCGTACTCCCGCACCGGTGAGGGCCTGCACCGCTTTGTCGACCCCGCCGATGACAAGGTCTACCTTTATACCCAGTTTGAAACTGCCGATGCCAAGCGCGTCTTCGCCTGCTTTGACCAGCCGGATATGAAGGCCACCTACGCGCTGCATTTTAAGGCGCCCGAAGAGTGGACCATCATTAGCAATGGCCCGGTGACCTGGGAGGGCGATGTGGCCAGCACGACTATTGACTACCCGTTGTCCACCTACCTGGTAGCCCTGTGCGCCGGCCCGTACCACGAGGTGACCGATACCTGGCGCGGCGAGCTGACTGCGCACCCAGAGGGTAAGCCAGCCCAAAAGCTCGAGGTGCCGCTCGGCATCTACTGCCGCGCTTCGCTCGCCCACGCACTGGATGCTGAGCGCCTGTTCACGGAGACCAAGCAGGGCTTTGATTTCTACCACCGCAACTTCGGTTTTCCCTACCCCTTTGGCAAGTATGACCAGATTTTCGTGCCGGAGTTCAACGCCGGCGCGATGGAAAATGCCGGCTGCGTCACCATCCGCGATGAGTACGTCTTTACTTCCCAAGCCACGCACTATAAATATGAGCGCCGCGCCGATACCGTCCTGCACGAATTGGCGCATATGTGGTTCGGTGACTTGGTCACGATGCAGTGGTGGGACGATTTGTGGCTCAATGAGTCCTTTGCCACCTGGTCCGCTGCCATCTCCCAGGCGGAGGAAACCGAATACGATACCGCATGGGTGACCTTTGCCAATGTGGAAAAATCCTGGGCGTATCAGCAGGATCAGCTGCCGACCACCCACCCGATTTCCACCGATGCCAGCGATATCGAAACGGTGGAGCAAAACTTCGATGGCATCACCTATGCCAAGGGCGCTTCGGTGCTCAAGCAGCTGCAGGCTTATGTCGGCCGCGACAACTTCCTGGCCGGCGTGCGCCGCCACTTCGCCGCCCATGCGTGGGGCAATGCCACCTTTGATGATCTGTTGCGCCACCTGGAAGAGGCCTCCGGCCGCGACCTTTCCTTCTGGGCGCAGCAGTGGCTCAAGACCTCCGGCATCAATACGCTCAGCGTGGCGCTCAATGCGGATGAGTCCGGCATGATTACCCATGCTTATCTCACCCAGGGCGGCGATACCCTGCGCACCCACCGCGTGGCGGTAGGCCTGTATAACCTGCAGGATGGCAAGGTGGTGCGCACCGATCGCATCGAGATGGATATTGATGGCGCTTCCACCGAGATTCCAGAGCTCATCGGCCGCCAGCTGGCAGACATTGACTTCCTGCTGCCCAACGACGATGACCTGACCTATTGCCTCATCGAGCTGGACGCGGGTTCCCTGCAATTCCTGCTGGATAATATTGATAAGTTCGCCGATCCCATGGCCCGCACCCTGTGCTGGTCTACCGCCTGGGAGATGACCCGCGCCGGTACTATGCGCGCCCGCGATTTCATCCAGCTGGTTGCCCGCGGCATGCAGGCGGAGACGGAGCTCGCCGTGCTCGAGCGCATTGTCCTGCAGGCGTCTAGCGCGCTGAAGAACTATGCCGATCCACAGTGGGCCGCTCAGAGCACCCTGCTTGCCGGCGCCCTCCTCGACGGCGCCCACAGCCCCGATGCCCAACGCTCCATCATCTGCACCCAGGCGCTGGCGAAGATTCGTCTGCACGATAGCGCGCGCGAGTACCTGCGCGGCGTACTGGAATCTTCTGAGGATGCGGGGCTGCGCTGGTCCGCACTGGCGGCACTCGCCGCCGATGGCGCGGTAGAGGACGTCGCTGCTGCCACGGATGCGCAACTCGAGCGCGATAATTCCGCCACCGGCTACTACTCTTCCCTGCGTGCCCGCGCAGCCGTGGCAACCGCCGAGAACAAGCGCGCGGTATGGGAAGAAATTGTGGCGGGAAATCTCACCAACCGCGAGCTCACTTCCAAGCTGGAAGGCCTGCTCTACCCGCATAGCGATGAATTCCTGCCCACCGCGGAGTTCTTCGATATCGCGGAAAAGGTGTGGTCTTCCCAGTCTTCAGAGGTCGCGCTTACCACCGTGACGGGCCTCTTCCCTTCCTGGGATATCACGCAGAAAGGCCTGGAGCGCGCCGATGCCTTCTTGAAGAAGGAGCTGCCGGGTGGTCTGCGCCGTACGGTCACCGAGCAGCGTGACCGCGTGGCCCGCGCGCTGCGCAACCGCCAGGTAGACGCTAGCTAA
- a CDS encoding excalibur calcium-binding domain-containing protein, with the protein MAPQVAQQFVAPPAEQQNDPAPAGGGSGRTCAEIGHKVYPGDPDYSPARDANGDGVGCESYPG; encoded by the coding sequence ATGGCGCCACAGGTTGCACAGCAATTCGTAGCACCGCCGGCCGAGCAACAAAACGACCCAGCACCAGCCGGTGGTGGATCTGGTCGAACCTGCGCCGAAATTGGGCACAAAGTCTATCCTGGCGACCCTGACTACTCGCCGGCACGGGACGCTAACGGCGACGGTGTGGGCTGCGAATCCTATCCGGGATAA
- a CDS encoding disulfide bond formation protein DsbA, with the protein MADAVKFWFDVSCPFAWATSRWIKEVEKVRDIEVEFEPMSLSVLNDGRDLDSTYMDMMKANWGPARVFAKVKAERPEKVDELYTAMGTLIHAKGNGMRTGFGAYDDIIAQALAEVDLPAEFAEVANTEDYDEKLREYHHNGISAVGDEVGTPVIKLGETAFFGPVITRIPTGEEAGELFDASLRLAQYPYFFELKRSRTEMPQVEEN; encoded by the coding sequence ATGGCTGACGCAGTAAAGTTCTGGTTCGACGTATCTTGCCCCTTCGCGTGGGCCACCTCGCGCTGGATTAAGGAAGTAGAAAAGGTGCGCGACATTGAGGTCGAGTTCGAGCCTATGTCCCTGTCCGTGCTCAATGACGGCCGCGATCTTGACTCCACCTATATGGACATGATGAAGGCTAACTGGGGCCCAGCCCGCGTCTTTGCCAAAGTCAAGGCCGAGCGCCCAGAAAAGGTAGACGAGCTCTACACCGCAATGGGCACCCTGATTCACGCCAAGGGCAACGGTATGCGCACCGGTTTTGGCGCTTATGATGACATCATCGCCCAGGCCCTAGCGGAGGTGGACCTCCCCGCCGAGTTCGCCGAGGTAGCCAATACCGAGGACTATGATGAGAAGCTGCGCGAGTACCACCACAACGGCATTTCCGCTGTGGGCGATGAGGTAGGCACCCCGGTTATCAAGCTGGGCGAGACCGCCTTCTTTGGCCCAGTCATTACCCGCATTCCTACCGGCGAAGAAGCAGGCGAGCTTTTCGACGCCTCCCTGCGCCTTGCCCAGTACCCCTACTTCTTCGAGCTCAAGCGCTCCCGCACCGAGATGCCCCAGGTGGAGGAGAACTAA